In the Chloroherpetonaceae bacterium genome, one interval contains:
- a CDS encoding putative LPS assembly protein LptD, protein MPTLLVISIVVASFSACKLSELSKTQVLPDTLRALPPKDSLRTSRTPLDTARLAQADTVGALPAQLAQAARSDTPSRLSVIPDTTKLKQSAKAPLSLPSQKKKTAQADTVRLRLEKPREIPREKPLPLREQRQVSRIKALPILPLPAPNIRLLIDTALTVAQPIGTRIFGRATLAILDSIFAIEEAKARAGELDTIVFYSAKDSVVFDLVSKEIRLYGDAKIDYQEFKLYAPEVVLEPETYTLTAKSLYDEQGEPIKNPKFKDPTGEYDAETMSYNFKTKRGKVKYVETVIDNGIYRGATIKRQATGELNVEDAFYTTCNHPIPHFYFYCRQMKIIPGDRVIARPVVLYIEDVPVFVLPFAFFPTRGGRSSGIIVPRYGRDNFKGWNLAQGGYYFAINDYLDARIVGDIGFRGSWRLGGALRYVKRYDFQGGIQTEFERLIFNETGDPDFRQSDQWNLSIQHTHTFDPTMSLSANLNFVSGSQFSLQTFNPQNILSQQATSSATFQKTFGENERTINIGYQRTQNLRETNLTNSVSFAFNQIQFFPFRPRKSTGRGFLEQIGLAPNLNVSGTLNNTDTTFSANVNASTQFGFNVQQEIVPGLQYTLAANFTANGQYQNAQRIGLFNPDQEKSGAQLQYPISFSLVLPRYTTSFNFGLNLSTFLIDRTVQKFISPTTRRDTTVERRGLTGFTTYSLSAGVSSRLFGTLFTPFLEDIIGLKAVRHTLQPNISFVYNPDFQRPEFGNFATFVDTLGRVQRYNRYERALFSGVPSASQSINLNVQNIFEMKVAVLDTTKPIDDPARNEKVIQALNLGLSTGYNFAATEFNLAPLQVTAQSNTLAPALSLNASATFDFYSFNDSTGQRLNRFLWNDGKGVLRLTQASLQFSTNLSGERQPNPQRQTFADTTQPQLQNASATILPNDLGGLALGRNVDYDIPWNLSLNANLSATQINPLEPLQLDAILSGQIGITPTPNWKVTATASYSIRERRFAAPQIQINRDFHCWEMSVNWVPIGAFSSIFLQINVKAPQLRDIRIERRDTPQNIFFSP, encoded by the coding sequence TTGCCTACGCTGCTCGTGATAAGTATCGTTGTCGCCAGCTTTTCTGCCTGTAAGCTGAGCGAGCTAAGCAAAACACAGGTTTTGCCCGACACGCTGCGTGCCTTACCGCCGAAAGATTCCTTGCGAACCTCTCGCACGCCACTGGATACTGCTCGCCTTGCGCAGGCTGATACAGTCGGCGCACTGCCCGCTCAACTTGCTCAAGCTGCACGCTCCGATACACCTTCACGCCTCTCGGTAATACCTGATACCACCAAACTAAAACAATCGGCAAAAGCTCCACTTAGCCTTCCCAGCCAGAAGAAAAAGACTGCACAAGCTGATACGGTGCGCCTACGCCTTGAAAAGCCCCGAGAGATTCCTCGTGAAAAGCCACTGCCCTTACGCGAGCAGCGTCAGGTAAGTCGCATTAAAGCTTTGCCGATATTGCCTTTGCCTGCTCCTAATATCCGCTTGCTGATTGATACTGCGCTTACGGTTGCTCAACCTATTGGGACACGCATTTTTGGTCGTGCTACTTTGGCAATTCTTGACTCTATTTTCGCAATTGAAGAAGCCAAAGCGCGTGCTGGCGAGCTGGATACTATTGTTTTTTACTCAGCGAAAGATTCGGTTGTCTTCGATCTGGTTAGCAAGGAAATTCGCTTGTATGGCGATGCTAAAATTGACTATCAAGAGTTCAAGCTCTATGCGCCTGAGGTCGTGCTGGAGCCAGAGACCTATACGCTCACAGCCAAAAGCCTCTACGATGAACAAGGTGAGCCGATTAAAAATCCGAAATTCAAAGACCCTACAGGCGAATACGATGCCGAGACAATGAGCTACAACTTCAAAACCAAGCGCGGCAAGGTGAAGTATGTGGAAACCGTCATCGACAATGGCATTTATCGTGGCGCTACTATTAAGCGGCAGGCGACGGGGGAGCTGAATGTCGAAGACGCCTTCTACACTACTTGCAACCACCCTATTCCGCACTTTTACTTTTACTGCCGCCAGATGAAAATCATTCCGGGCGACCGTGTGATTGCACGTCCAGTTGTGCTTTACATTGAAGATGTACCCGTGTTTGTGTTGCCTTTTGCCTTCTTTCCCACGCGTGGCGGTCGGTCGTCAGGCATCATTGTGCCGCGCTATGGGCGAGACAATTTTAAGGGTTGGAACTTAGCGCAAGGTGGCTACTACTTTGCGATTAACGACTACCTTGATGCACGCATTGTCGGCGATATTGGCTTTCGCGGTAGCTGGCGACTGGGCGGTGCTTTGCGCTATGTCAAGCGCTACGATTTTCAAGGCGGTATTCAAACTGAGTTTGAGCGACTGATTTTCAACGAAACGGGCGACCCTGATTTTCGGCAAAGCGACCAGTGGAATTTAAGTATTCAGCATACGCATACCTTTGACCCCACTATGTCGCTTTCAGCCAACCTTAACTTCGTAAGCGGCAGCCAGTTCAGCTTGCAAACCTTTAACCCACAGAACATTTTGAGCCAGCAAGCAACTTCGAGCGCCACCTTTCAAAAGACTTTTGGCGAAAATGAGCGCACCATTAACATCGGCTATCAACGCACACAAAACCTACGCGAAACTAACCTGACCAATAGCGTCTCGTTTGCGTTTAACCAAATCCAGTTCTTTCCCTTCCGTCCTCGCAAAAGCACTGGCAGAGGATTTTTGGAGCAAATTGGCTTAGCGCCTAACCTCAATGTGAGCGGCACGCTGAACAACACCGATACGACCTTTTCTGCTAACGTGAATGCAAGCACGCAGTTTGGTTTTAATGTGCAGCAGGAAATCGTGCCCGGCTTACAATACACGCTGGCTGCGAACTTCACAGCAAATGGACAGTATCAAAATGCGCAGCGAATCGGTTTGTTTAATCCCGACCAAGAAAAGTCGGGCGCACAGCTTCAATACCCTATTAGCTTTTCGCTGGTTTTGCCGCGTTACACCACCAGTTTCAACTTTGGCTTAAACCTCAGCACTTTTCTCATTGACCGCACGGTGCAGAAATTTATCAGTCCAACCACACGGCGCGACACCACTGTTGAGCGACGCGGTCTTACAGGTTTTACCACCTACTCGCTTTCAGCTGGCGTCAGCTCACGCCTCTTTGGCACGCTCTTTACGCCATTTCTTGAGGACATCATCGGCTTGAAAGCTGTGCGTCATACCCTGCAGCCAAATATTTCGTTTGTCTACAACCCCGACTTTCAGCGTCCTGAGTTCGGCAACTTTGCTACTTTTGTCGACACGCTTGGCAGAGTGCAGCGCTACAATCGCTACGAACGAGCGCTTTTTAGCGGCGTGCCCAGCGCCAGCCAATCTATTAACCTCAATGTGCAGAACATCTTTGAAATGAAGGTGGCCGTTCTTGACACCACCAAGCCAATTGATGACCCTGCTCGCAACGAAAAAGTTATTCAAGCTCTGAACTTGGGGCTTTCGACAGGCTACAACTTTGCGGCGACAGAATTCAATCTCGCTCCTTTGCAAGTTACGGCGCAAAGCAACACACTCGCTCCTGCCCTTTCGCTTAACGCCAGCGCCACATTTGACTTTTATAGCTTCAATGATAGCACAGGGCAACGCCTTAACCGTTTTCTATGGAACGATGGCAAAGGAGTCTTGCGGCTGACACAAGCCTCGCTCCAATTTTCCACCAACCTTTCTGGTGAGCGACAACCAAACCCACAACGACAAACCTTTGCGGATACCACCCAACCGCAACTACAAAATGCCAGCGCAACTATCTTACCTAACGACTTAGGTGGTTTAGCACTTGGACGCAATGTCGACTACGACATTCCTTGGAACCTGTCGCTCAATGCGAACCTCAGTGCCACGCAAATCAATCCACTTGAACCGTTGCAACTGGATGCGATTCTTAGCGGGCAAATAGGCATTACGCCGACGCCAAATTGGAAAGTCACTGCGACCGCGTCTTATTCGATTCGCGAGCGCCGTTTTGCCGCACCTCAAATTCAAATTAATCGGGATTTTCACTGCTGGGAGATGAGCGTTAATTGGGTGCCGATTGGCGCTTTTAGCAGCATCTTCCTG